A window of Microcystis aeruginosa FD4 contains these coding sequences:
- a CDS encoding O-antigen ligase family protein: MTETTNDIATSRLWLLLTAFLYAIFTLMADSHSLMVQWPWVAIWQIGLLCPILWLLSQIWHHKSLTGLGNGFDLITGIIVLGLIISSLFSPFPNQARWYSWAAIGIICALYALHQWIITDNSPQRRYAILSFQGYLSMAFIIISLFLWTSQTLSPELARIRELQQNGVEISFDFSVLELRNWAPLGHQNYVAGFLVLALPLLLGLAILAKNWQRWLWFTGLGLGILDLYTTSSRGGWLGLIGVCVVGLGILIFRSQITRLWLGLGGLATLLFLLLVIFANNRLKTVITSLVQGGGDNEFSYRWINTLIGGQMGSENFWTGIGLGNVPITYQHYRPLIAGRASELIYQLHSTPAQLFAELGIWGILAGIGLVIVLIFHFFRSPAPDNFSDQILLPCVYTGLFGYGLMSLTDYQLDNIAIAGTLTIYLACLTSSLPRKETKFVAIPPKVIFFTGLGIVLVMIIWLLPIHRAWQLSSYGFDFLAEKKIAPFRDTLIKAHQLAPWEPYYTYQLGWNLGDLAINTNNPQALNEGIKYFQVGNQVSPYQEFGHSNLGWLQLRQNPSAASKSFIESIKLIPAKRGVFQGLAVSLLAQNQSDLAIEAFALEAVRDPLFITSPLWRLPSLQPIYTKMLDRVDSIYSQLLQSNPSENLKNNLHFYRGSLSWWRGDKLKAAQDWQKSGGEVGKALLNPSLKNPLPGVDLLKQAWLNPPERGKLLAQAWLQSQKSFLPTEIEKNLADSMAKSANFDLWLREKATPWLYRRQRAGFGVNSRHIDGVQPFDFTPVVDNIAVTTWFNNLFATPDYFPEFDTLLQPLREELIKKVQG; this comes from the coding sequence ATGACTGAAACTACTAACGATATTGCCACTTCCCGTCTGTGGTTACTGCTTACTGCTTTTCTCTACGCAATTTTTACCCTGATGGCCGATAGTCATAGTCTCATGGTACAGTGGCCTTGGGTAGCTATCTGGCAAATCGGGTTACTCTGTCCGATTTTATGGTTATTATCCCAGATTTGGCACCATAAAAGCTTGACCGGTTTGGGCAATGGTTTTGATCTGATAACTGGGATTATAGTCTTGGGATTAATTATTTCTAGTCTTTTCTCCCCCTTTCCCAATCAAGCGCGCTGGTATAGTTGGGCAGCTATTGGTATTATCTGCGCTTTATACGCCCTGCATCAATGGATTATCACTGATAATTCTCCCCAGCGACGCTATGCTATCCTCAGTTTTCAAGGTTATCTTAGTATGGCTTTTATTATTATCAGTCTTTTTTTGTGGACAAGCCAAACTTTATCACCAGAATTAGCAAGGATTAGGGAATTACAGCAAAATGGAGTCGAGATTTCTTTTGATTTTTCAGTCTTAGAGTTACGCAATTGGGCGCCCTTGGGTCATCAGAATTATGTGGCGGGTTTTCTCGTTCTTGCCTTACCTTTACTATTAGGATTAGCTATATTGGCTAAAAATTGGCAGCGTTGGCTATGGTTTACCGGTCTTGGTTTAGGCATTCTCGATCTCTACACTACCAGTTCTCGGGGTGGTTGGCTAGGATTAATCGGGGTTTGTGTGGTAGGATTAGGAATTTTAATTTTTAGAAGTCAAATTACCCGACTCTGGTTAGGATTAGGAGGATTAGCAACTTTGCTGTTTTTATTGCTTGTTATCTTCGCTAATAATCGTCTAAAAACTGTGATAACTTCCCTAGTACAGGGAGGAGGAGATAACGAATTTTCCTATCGTTGGATTAATACCCTTATCGGTGGGCAGATGGGAAGTGAAAATTTTTGGACGGGGATTGGTTTAGGCAATGTTCCTATCACTTATCAGCACTACCGTCCCCTGATAGCGGGAAGGGCATCAGAATTAATTTATCAACTGCATAGCACCCCCGCCCAATTATTTGCTGAATTAGGTATTTGGGGCATTTTAGCAGGGATTGGACTGGTTATAGTGCTGATTTTTCATTTTTTTCGTTCTCCTGCCCCTGACAATTTCAGCGATCAAATTTTACTGCCCTGTGTTTATACAGGATTATTCGGCTACGGATTAATGAGTTTAACCGATTATCAATTAGATAATATTGCCATTGCCGGAACCTTAACTATTTACCTCGCTTGTCTGACTTCTTCCTTACCCAGAAAAGAAACTAAGTTTGTAGCTATTCCCCCAAAAGTTATCTTTTTTACAGGATTGGGAATTGTGTTAGTCATGATAATTTGGTTACTTCCTATTCATCGCGCTTGGCAACTTTCTAGTTATGGCTTCGATTTTTTGGCAGAAAAAAAGATCGCACCTTTTCGCGATACTCTGATTAAAGCCCATCAATTAGCACCCTGGGAACCCTATTATACCTATCAATTAGGTTGGAATTTAGGCGATTTAGCTATTAATACCAATAATCCTCAGGCTTTAAACGAGGGAATTAAATATTTTCAAGTAGGAAATCAGGTTTCTCCCTATCAAGAATTCGGCCACAGTAATCTGGGATGGTTACAACTGAGGCAAAATCCCAGCGCAGCCAGTAAATCCTTTATTGAATCAATAAAATTAATCCCCGCTAAAAGAGGAGTTTTTCAGGGTTTGGCTGTCAGTTTACTAGCCCAAAATCAATCCGATTTAGCCATAGAAGCTTTTGCTTTAGAAGCTGTGCGTGACCCTTTATTTATTACCAGTCCCCTCTGGCGTTTACCCAGCCTACAACCAATATACACAAAAATGTTAGACAGGGTTGATTCAATTTATAGTCAGCTTTTGCAAAGTAACCCTTCTGAGAATTTGAAAAATAATCTGCATTTTTATCGTGGGAGTTTGTCCTGGTGGCGCGGGGATAAACTGAAAGCAGCCCAAGATTGGCAAAAATCCGGGGGAGAAGTGGGAAAAGCTTTATTAAATCCCTCCCTAAAAAATCCCTTACCCGGGGTAGATTTACTGAAACAAGCTTGGTTAAATCCCCCTGAAAGAGGGAAGCTTTTAGCACAAGCATGGTTACAATCTCAAAAAAGTTTTTTACCGACCGAGATAGAGAAAAATTTAGCCGATTCCATGGCCAAATCTGCTAACTTTGACCTCTGGTTAAGAGAAAAGGCAACCCCTTGGCTATATCGTCGTCAAAGGGCAGGTTTTGGGGTAAATAGTCGTCATATCGATGGGGTTCAACCGTTTGATTTTACTCCCGTGGTCGATAATATTGCCGTCACTACATGGTTTAATAATCTGTTTGCTACTCCCGATTATTTCCCCGAATTCGATACTCTCCTACAACCGCTGCGGGAGGAATTAATTAAGAAAGTGCAGGGATAA
- a CDS encoding endo-1,4-beta-xylanase, with translation MFNQFPRRQFLYLTGGLTVTLASNNGLKAEILPKKIEIEAFSPDGQPLNKKALNQLYFLTLAAQPLPNPPRNLEEGKLFSSLPLSPVAITLKLPVKGFGEMFLEADNRGFGYSAADFPLNFNLAAADSHFYRVKQSLEVWQQQGGQFSPAIWQRLETAKSYLDLAKASDNNRERVQYCDQSLTESLWAGEMAVISKATQIIAQNPPQPDFLFGCNFFGYPQQGEKYQELLQAVFNFATIPFYWRYFQQNETDKRVDWLLNHNIIPKGHPLVWFHPVGIPDSIRDQPFAEIKKLVATRVREVTAYYRRKISYFDVINEANGIKWANDLNFSLNQLIELTEIACQESRRGNPQVYRIVNSCCTWGENVAYHQPPQHSPLEYLQTCLEAGIEFEAIGLQLYYPDRDLFEIDRQLERFSQLGKPIHITELGISSATTVDELSYLKEPLGRWRSDWSEAIQADWVEQFYTLCYSKSYIKAISWWDLTDNGNFWPHGGLVNRDLTPKLAYKKLKNLLQIWRGQA, from the coding sequence ATGTTTAATCAATTTCCGCGACGACAATTTCTCTATCTAACGGGGGGATTGACTGTCACCTTAGCAAGTAATAATGGGTTAAAAGCCGAAATATTGCCAAAAAAAATAGAAATAGAGGCTTTTAGCCCCGATGGTCAACCTTTAAATAAAAAAGCCCTCAATCAACTCTATTTTCTCACCCTTGCTGCCCAACCTTTACCAAATCCCCCCCGCAATCTGGAGGAGGGAAAATTATTTTCTTCCCTTCCCCTCTCCCCTGTAGCGATAACTCTTAAGTTACCGGTGAAGGGTTTCGGGGAAATGTTCCTAGAGGCAGATAATCGGGGTTTCGGTTACTCTGCAGCTGATTTTCCCTTAAATTTTAATTTAGCTGCCGCTGACTCCCATTTTTATCGGGTTAAACAGTCTCTCGAAGTCTGGCAGCAACAGGGTGGGCAATTTTCCCCCGCTATTTGGCAACGTCTGGAAACAGCGAAAAGCTATCTCGATTTAGCCAAAGCCAGCGATAATAATAGAGAAAGGGTGCAATACTGTGATCAAAGCTTAACTGAGAGTCTCTGGGCGGGTGAAATGGCAGTTATCAGTAAAGCAACCCAAATTATCGCTCAAAATCCGCCACAACCAGACTTTCTCTTTGGTTGTAATTTTTTTGGCTACCCCCAACAGGGAGAAAAATACCAAGAATTATTGCAAGCAGTCTTTAATTTTGCAACAATACCCTTTTATTGGCGATATTTTCAGCAAAATGAGACGGATAAACGAGTTGATTGGCTACTTAATCACAATATTATCCCCAAAGGTCATCCTCTCGTCTGGTTTCATCCCGTGGGCATTCCCGACTCGATTCGCGATCAACCCTTTGCAGAGATTAAAAAATTAGTAGCAACGCGAGTTAGGGAAGTTACGGCATATTATCGCCGAAAAATCAGCTATTTTGACGTGATTAACGAGGCTAACGGCATTAAATGGGCAAATGATTTAAATTTCTCCCTCAACCAGTTGATCGAATTAACCGAGATTGCCTGTCAAGAATCCCGTCGCGGCAATCCGCAAGTGTATAGAATTGTTAATAGTTGTTGCACTTGGGGCGAAAATGTGGCATACCATCAACCGCCCCAACATAGTCCTTTAGAATATCTGCAAACTTGTCTAGAGGCGGGTATTGAATTTGAGGCGATCGGACTACAATTATATTATCCTGATCGAGATTTATTCGAGATCGATCGACAATTGGAACGTTTTAGTCAATTAGGAAAACCAATTCATATCACGGAATTAGGCATTTCTTCCGCCACCACCGTCGATGAATTATCCTATTTAAAGGAACCCCTAGGACGATGGCGCAGTGACTGGAGTGAGGCAATCCAAGCCGATTGGGTGGAACAATTCTACACCCTTTGTTATAGTAAATCCTATATCAAAGCAATTAGTTGGTGGGATTTAACCGATAACGGTAATTTCTGGCCTCACGGAGGTTTAGTTAATAGGGATCTAACTCCGAAATTAGCCTACAAAAAGTTAAAAAATCTCCTACAAATCTGGCGAGGACAAGCATGA
- a CDS encoding lipopolysaccharide assembly protein LapA domain-containing protein, with the protein MNTISNFLASAIVGGWIMTMAVFAIQNIQPVSLKFLQFESIKVPIGILLAFSLGMGFFIAAVIPTFFRKSKKSPRSRFSPPQSGLDEFDF; encoded by the coding sequence ATGAATACAATCAGTAATTTTTTAGCTAGTGCTATTGTCGGCGGCTGGATTATGACCATGGCAGTTTTTGCTATCCAAAATATCCAACCAGTTTCTTTAAAGTTTCTACAATTTGAGTCAATTAAAGTACCTATCGGCATTTTATTGGCTTTTTCTTTGGGAATGGGATTTTTTATCGCCGCAGTTATTCCCACTTTTTTTAGAAAGTCGAAAAAATCTCCTCGCAGTCGCTTTTCTCCCCCACAATCAGGGTTAGACGAGTTTGATTTTTAA
- a CDS encoding DUF29 domain-containing protein yields MSSTAYETDYNQWLKETVKQLRERNFEQVDWDNLIEEIESMGKSDRRALMSLLTRLIEHLLKLAYWQEEKKRSGNHWAAEIVNFRAQIQHRLEDSPSLRPELAAMYDKVYPVTIKSVSQLFSLNSDAHISLEQTLDDNWFPPAEK; encoded by the coding sequence ATGTCATCAACTGCCTACGAAACTGATTATAATCAATGGCTAAAAGAGACGGTAAAACAGTTACGAGAGCGTAATTTTGAGCAGGTGGATTGGGATAATTTAATTGAAGAAATCGAGAGTATGGGAAAAAGTGATAGACGAGCTTTAATGAGTCTGTTAACCCGTCTTATCGAACATCTTTTAAAGCTGGCTTATTGGCAAGAAGAAAAAAAACGGTCAGGTAATCATTGGGCGGCAGAAATAGTCAATTTTCGCGCACAAATTCAGCATCGTTTAGAAGACAGTCCCAGCTTACGGCCAGAATTAGCTGCTATGTATGATAAGGTTTATCCAGTGACGATTAAATCGGTTTCTCAGCTTTTTTCCCTCAATTCAGACGCTCATATATCCCTCGAACAAACATTAGATGATAATTGGTTTCCCCCGGCTGAAAAATAG
- a CDS encoding CopG family transcriptional regulator: MYNVMYILKLAMVSKIRKQIYIEAEQNNLLKEKARQTGLSEAEIIRQAIDRHIISVKSITPNLSAWEREKAFIASLENRPSQPGKRDWQREDLYER; this comes from the coding sequence ATGTATAATGTAATGTATATACTTAAACTGGCTATGGTCAGCAAAATCCGCAAGCAAATTTATATCGAAGCCGAGCAGAATAATTTACTAAAAGAGAAAGCCCGACAGACGGGACTGAGCGAGGCCGAGATCATCCGACAGGCGATCGACCGACACATAATTTCCGTCAAATCTATCACCCCGAACTTGAGCGCTTGGGAGCGAGAAAAGGCCTTTATCGCCAGTCTAGAAAACCGCCCATCACAACCGGGTAAAAGGGATTGGCAAAGGGAGGACCTCTATGAACGATAG
- a CDS encoding PIN domain-containing protein, which translates to MNDRVMLDTNILVYLYDIAEKSKRERALTVVDDLIRTTRAVISPQVMGEFFQAVTRSRRPLLTHEEALTRIRQYLIACEVVPITELIVLEATRGVESYQFSYWDAQIWATARLNQITTVYSEDFNSGATIEGIHFVNPLNDNFLLP; encoded by the coding sequence ATGAACGATAGAGTCATGCTCGATACCAATATTCTGGTCTATCTCTACGATATCGCCGAGAAAAGCAAACGGGAACGGGCATTAACCGTTGTCGATGACCTGATCCGCACGACCCGTGCCGTCATTAGCCCGCAGGTGATGGGAGAATTCTTTCAGGCCGTCACCCGCAGCCGTCGCCCCCTGCTAACCCACGAAGAAGCCCTGACCCGCATCCGTCAATATCTAATAGCCTGTGAGGTAGTTCCGATCACCGAGTTGATCGTTCTGGAAGCGACCCGTGGAGTAGAAAGTTACCAGTTTTCCTACTGGGATGCCCAGATCTGGGCGACCGCTCGCTTAAATCAAATCACCACGGTCTATAGCGAGGATTTTAATTCCGGGGCTACCATTGAGGGAATTCATTTCGTCAACCCCCTGAACGATAATTTTCTGCTGCCGTGA
- a CDS encoding transglutaminase family protein: MRYHIRHQTNYFYNQPVILSPHLLRLRPKSDGGQTLREFTLKINPEPLTITNIIDLDGNSCLQIWFNQPTEELLIDVVSEVETHGVNPFQYLLEPWATCLPFDYPISLHSQLQPYRQFYGLANDPDMAALAQEIMQETEGQVLSFLFNLNDKIYRNCQQIIRLTGEPYLPGNTWKNKQGSCRDLVVLFMDVCRCVGLASRFVSGYQEGDLDQGERHLHAWVEVYLPGGGWKGYDPTHGLAVSDRHISLVSSPIPRYCAPVEGNARPVNLGHQVIESQLSSTIALDLLS; this comes from the coding sequence ATGCGTTATCACATTCGGCATCAAACTAACTATTTCTATAATCAACCCGTGATTTTATCGCCCCATCTGCTGCGCTTGCGACCAAAATCCGATGGTGGGCAAACTTTACGAGAGTTCACGCTCAAAATTAACCCGGAACCTTTAACGATAACTAATATTATCGACCTCGATGGTAATTCTTGTTTACAAATTTGGTTTAATCAACCGACGGAAGAATTATTAATTGATGTGGTGAGTGAAGTAGAAACCCATGGAGTTAATCCTTTTCAGTATTTGTTGGAACCTTGGGCGACCTGTTTACCCTTTGATTATCCCATTTCTCTCCACAGTCAATTACAACCCTACAGACAATTTTATGGGTTAGCTAATGACCCTGATATGGCAGCATTAGCCCAAGAAATTATGCAGGAAACCGAAGGACAGGTGCTATCTTTCCTATTTAATCTCAATGACAAAATTTACCGAAATTGTCAGCAAATTATTCGTCTTACTGGGGAACCCTACCTACCCGGAAACACTTGGAAAAATAAGCAGGGTTCCTGTCGCGATTTGGTGGTTTTATTTATGGATGTGTGTCGCTGTGTGGGATTGGCTTCCCGTTTTGTCAGTGGCTATCAAGAAGGAGATTTAGACCAAGGAGAAAGACATTTACACGCTTGGGTGGAGGTGTACTTGCCGGGGGGCGGTTGGAAAGGTTATGATCCTACCCATGGATTAGCGGTGAGTGACCGTCATATTAGCCTCGTTTCTAGCCCAATTCCCCGTTATTGCGCGCCAGTAGAGGGAAATGCTCGACCGGTTAATCTCGGTCATCAAGTGATAGAATCTCAGCTATCATCAACAATCGCGCTTGATTTGTTATCTTGA
- a CDS encoding alpha-E domain-containing protein, which yields MLSRVADSIYWLNRYIERAENVARFMDVNLNLMLDIPTSVLQQWEPLVLTTGDLEQFKKRYGTATAENVINFLTFDTEYSSSIISCLRWARENARSVREIISSEMWEQVNGFFLMVKDASSYHPQTTLPNFFTQVKLASHRFAGVMDATMTHNEGWHFGVMGRLQERADKTARILDVKYYYLLPSAQWVGTSLDQIQWIALLRSVSAYEMYRKCQRRITPSDVAEFLILNREFPRSIHFCLRELDHCLHQVTGTPIGTWGNSVERSLGRLCAEMSYLTIEDIIETGLHEFLDHIQKRVNDVGIKMTETFFVFNPELAPPLPVNNFQYQSQLTT from the coding sequence ATGCTTAGTAGAGTTGCTGATTCAATTTATTGGTTAAATCGCTATATTGAACGGGCGGAAAATGTAGCCCGGTTTATGGATGTTAACCTTAATTTAATGTTGGATATTCCTACCAGTGTTTTGCAACAGTGGGAACCTTTGGTTTTAACCACGGGAGATTTAGAACAATTCAAGAAACGTTACGGCACAGCCACCGCAGAAAATGTGATCAATTTCTTGACATTTGACACGGAATATAGTAGTTCAATTATCTCTTGTTTGCGCTGGGCCAGAGAAAATGCTCGGTCAGTTCGCGAGATTATTTCTTCGGAAATGTGGGAACAGGTTAATGGTTTTTTCTTGATGGTAAAAGATGCTTCCTCTTACCATCCTCAAACTACTTTACCTAACTTTTTTACTCAAGTTAAATTGGCTAGTCACCGTTTTGCGGGGGTAATGGATGCGACGATGACTCATAATGAAGGTTGGCATTTTGGCGTTATGGGAAGATTACAGGAACGCGCCGATAAAACCGCCAGAATTCTTGATGTTAAATACTATTATCTCTTACCTTCCGCTCAATGGGTAGGAACTTCTCTAGACCAAATTCAATGGATTGCTTTACTGCGGTCGGTGAGTGCCTACGAAATGTATCGTAAATGTCAACGACGGATTACTCCTAGTGACGTGGCCGAATTTTTAATTCTGAATCGAGAATTTCCTCGTTCAATTCACTTTTGTCTGCGGGAATTAGACCACTGTTTGCATCAAGTTACTGGTACTCCTATAGGAACTTGGGGGAATTCGGTAGAAAGAAGTTTAGGGCGACTTTGTGCGGAAATGAGTTATTTAACTATCGAGGATATTATTGAAACGGGATTGCATGAATTCCTCGACCACATTCAAAAAAGAGTTAATGATGTGGGAATAAAAATGACAGAAACTTTCTTTGTTTTTAATCCCGAACTTGCCCCACCTCTGCCAGTAAATAACTTTCAATATCAATCCCAATTAACAACTTAA
- a CDS encoding circularly permuted type 2 ATP-grasp protein, with the protein MLLNTYDPEGFYDELFLDDGQPRPHSSPLIKWLQNLPPRELQQHRETAQSALFELGVTFNVYSDNQGVEKIFPFDIIPRIVSAEDWDYLERGLKQRIKALNLFLSDIYNDQLIIKDGIIPSELIASATGFLKPCLGLKPAGGIWCHITGTDLVRDKDGQWYVLEDNLRVPSGISYVLENRRVMKSTFPDIFQTMNVKPVDDYPSHLLETLLNLAPLQLPNPTVVVLTPGTYNSAYFEHSFIAQQMGVELVEGRDLVVFDGYLQMKTTKGLRRVDVVYRRLDDDFLDPAVFRPDSMLGVPGLLKVFQEGRVALANAPGTGVADDKVIYAFVPDMIRYYLGEEALLNNVPTYLCWREKDLDYVLNNLDKLVVKAANESGGYGMLVGSQATSKEREEFAPRIAANPRNYIAQPVLSLSRVPTLIDTEVEGRHVDLRPYILHRGDEIYVHPGGLTRVALKKGSLVVNSSQGGGSKDTWVLTK; encoded by the coding sequence GTGCTATTAAATACCTACGATCCCGAAGGCTTCTACGACGAACTATTCTTAGATGATGGTCAACCTCGTCCCCACTCGTCCCCTTTAATCAAATGGTTGCAGAATCTGCCGCCCCGAGAACTTCAACAACACCGGGAAACGGCTCAGTCAGCCCTGTTTGAATTGGGGGTGACTTTCAATGTCTATAGCGACAATCAAGGGGTGGAAAAAATCTTTCCTTTTGATATTATTCCCCGAATTGTCTCGGCTGAGGACTGGGATTATTTGGAAAGAGGCCTGAAACAACGCATTAAAGCTCTCAATCTTTTTCTCTCCGATATCTACAACGACCAGTTAATCATTAAAGATGGCATTATTCCCTCCGAATTAATCGCCTCGGCGACGGGATTTCTTAAACCCTGTCTGGGACTGAAACCCGCCGGAGGTATCTGGTGTCACATCACGGGAACGGATTTAGTCCGCGATAAGGATGGTCAATGGTACGTTTTAGAGGATAACTTGCGGGTTCCTTCTGGTATTTCTTATGTCCTCGAAAATCGTCGGGTAATGAAAAGCACCTTCCCCGATATTTTCCAGACAATGAATGTTAAACCGGTGGATGATTATCCTTCCCATCTGTTGGAAACTCTCCTTAATTTAGCACCGCTCCAATTACCTAATCCCACCGTAGTGGTTTTGACCCCCGGAACCTATAATTCTGCCTACTTTGAACATTCTTTTATCGCCCAACAAATGGGGGTAGAATTAGTGGAAGGGCGTGATTTAGTCGTCTTTGATGGTTATCTACAAATGAAAACCACCAAGGGATTAAGACGGGTAGATGTGGTATATCGTCGCCTCGATGATGACTTTTTAGATCCGGCGGTTTTTCGTCCCGATTCGATGTTAGGTGTACCCGGATTATTAAAAGTTTTTCAGGAAGGCCGCGTCGCTTTAGCTAATGCCCCGGGTACGGGAGTCGCTGATGATAAGGTTATTTATGCTTTTGTCCCCGATATGATTCGTTATTATCTGGGAGAAGAAGCGCTTTTAAATAACGTTCCTACCTATCTTTGTTGGCGAGAAAAAGACTTAGATTATGTCTTAAATAATCTCGATAAATTAGTTGTGAAAGCCGCTAATGAGTCGGGAGGTTATGGGATGTTAGTCGGTTCTCAAGCTACCTCGAAAGAACGAGAAGAATTCGCCCCACGCATTGCTGCTAATCCCCGCAATTATATCGCTCAACCAGTGTTAAGTCTTTCTAGGGTTCCAACTTTAATTGACACGGAAGTTGAAGGTCGTCATGTGGATTTACGTCCCTATATTCTCCATCGGGGTGATGAAATTTATGTGCATCCCGGTGGTTTAACTCGCGTGGCTTTGAAAAAGGGTTCTTTAGTGGTTAATTCCTCTCAAGGTGGTGGCAGTAAAGACACTTGGGTTTTAACCAAGTAA
- the petB gene encoding cytochrome b6: MFTKQVTDSKAYQWFQERLEIQGIADDISTKYVPPHVNIFYCLGGITLVCFVIQFATGFAMTFYYKPTVAEALSSVQYIMNEVNFGWLIRSIHRWSASMMVLMMILHVFRVYLTGGFKKPRELTWVTGVVLAVITVSFGVTGYSLPWDQVGYWAVKIVSGVPAAIPVVGDQLVTLMRGSESVGQATLTRFYSLHTFVLPWSIAVFMLLHFLMIRKQGISGPL, encoded by the coding sequence ATGTTTACCAAACAAGTAACGGATTCTAAAGCCTATCAATGGTTTCAGGAACGCTTAGAAATTCAAGGGATCGCTGATGATATCAGCACCAAATACGTTCCCCCTCACGTCAATATCTTCTACTGTCTTGGTGGTATCACCCTTGTGTGCTTCGTGATCCAGTTTGCCACTGGTTTCGCCATGACCTTCTACTACAAACCCACTGTAGCAGAGGCCCTCTCCTCCGTACAGTACATCATGAACGAAGTCAACTTTGGTTGGTTAATTCGTTCTATCCATCGCTGGTCCGCCAGTATGATGGTATTAATGATGATCCTGCACGTTTTCCGCGTCTATCTGACCGGTGGATTCAAAAAACCTCGCGAATTAACCTGGGTAACTGGGGTTGTCCTGGCCGTGATCACCGTTAGCTTCGGTGTCACCGGTTACTCCTTACCCTGGGATCAGGTGGGTTACTGGGCGGTTAAAATTGTTTCCGGTGTACCTGCTGCTATTCCCGTCGTCGGTGATCAACTCGTCACCCTGATGCGCGGTAGCGAAAGCGTCGGTCAAGCAACTTTAACCCGTTTCTACAGCTTACATACCTTTGTCCTGCCCTGGTCAATCGCGGTCTTCATGTTGCTACATTTCTTGATGATCCGTAAACAAGGCATTTCTGGGCCTCTATAA
- the petD gene encoding cytochrome b6-f complex subunit IV — protein sequence MSTLKKPDLSDPALRAKLAKGMGHNYYGEPAWPNDLLYVFPVVIFGTIGLCTGLAIMDPTMIGEPADPFATPLEILPEWYLYPVFQILRILPNKLLGIACMAGVPLGLMLVPFIESVNKFQNPFRRPVATAIFLFGTVVTIWLGIGATFPIDISLTLGLF from the coding sequence ATGTCCACATTAAAAAAGCCCGATCTCAGCGATCCCGCTCTGCGCGCTAAGTTGGCTAAAGGGATGGGTCACAACTACTACGGTGAACCCGCTTGGCCTAACGATCTACTCTATGTCTTCCCGGTGGTTATCTTTGGTACGATCGGACTCTGCACCGGTTTAGCGATTATGGATCCCACCATGATCGGTGAACCGGCCGATCCTTTCGCTACTCCCCTAGAAATTCTGCCAGAGTGGTATCTTTATCCCGTTTTCCAAATTCTCCGTATTCTTCCTAACAAACTCTTAGGTATCGCTTGCATGGCCGGCGTTCCCCTAGGCTTGATGTTAGTTCCTTTTATTGAAAGCGTCAATAAATTCCAAAATCCTTTCCGTCGTCCCGTCGCTACCGCTATCTTCCTATTTGGTACTGTGGTCACGATCTGGTTAGGTATTGGTGCCACTTTCCCCATCGATATATCTTTAACTCTCGGTTTGTTCTAA